The proteins below are encoded in one region of Bufo gargarizans isolate SCDJY-AF-19 unplaced genomic scaffold, ASM1485885v1 fragScaff_scaffold_672_pilon, whole genome shotgun sequence:
- the LOC122922727 gene encoding uncharacterized protein LOC122922727 isoform X1 gives MRPPLQDSDKTLHCEKASTTTMRPPLQDSDMNLHCERAGTTTMRPPLQDSDKTLHCKRAGTTTMRPPLQDSDKTLHCKRAGTTTMRPPLQDSDMNLHCKRAGTTTMRPPLQDSDMNLHCKRAGTTTMRPPLQDSDKSLHCKRAGTTTMRPPLQDSDMNLHCERAGTTTMRPPLQDSDMNLHCKRAGTTTMRPPLKDSDKSLHCKRAGTTTMRPPLQDSDENLHCERAGTTTMRPPLQDSDMNLHCKRAGTTTMRPPLQDSDENLHCERAGTTTMRPSLKDSDENLHCERAGTTTTRPPLQDSDKNLHCKRVSITTMRPLLQDSDENLHETSTVGL, from the exons ATGAGACCACCACTGCAGGACAGTGACAAGACCCTCCACTGCGAGAAAGCCAGTACCACAACAATGAGACCACCACTGCAGGACAGTGACATGAACCTCCACTGCGAGAGAGCCGGCACCACAACAATGAGACCACCACTGCAGGACAGTGACAAGACCCTCCACTGCAAGAGAGCCGGCACCACAACAATGAGACCACCACTGCAGGACAGTGACAAGACCCTCCACTGCAAGAGAGCCGGCACCACAACAATGAGACCACCACTGCAGGACAGTGACATGAACCTCCACTGCAAGAGAGCCGGCACCACAACAATGAGACCACCACTGCAGGACAGTGACATGAACCTCCACTGCAAGAGAGCCGGCACCACAACAATGAGACCACCACTGCAGGACAGTGACAAGTCCCTCCACTGCAAGAGAGCCGGCACCACAACAATGAGACCACCACTGCAGGACAGTGACATGAACCTCCACTGCGAGAGAGCCGGCACCACAACAATGAGACCACCACTGCAGGACAGTGACATGAACCTCCACTGCAAGAGAGCCGGCACCACAACAATGAGACCACCACTAAAGGACAGTGACAAGTCCCTCCACTGCAAGAGAGCCGGCACCACAACAATGAGACCACCACTGCAGGACAGTGATGAGAACCTTCACTGCGAGAGAGCCGGCACCACAACAATGAGACCACCACTGCAGGACAGTGACATGAACCTCCACTGCAAGAGAGCCGGCACCACAACAATGAGAC CACCACTGCAGGACAGTGATGAGAACCTTCACTGCGAGAGAGCCGGCACCACAACAATGAGACCATCACTAAAGGACAGTGATGAGAACCTTCACTGCGAGAGAGCCGGCACCACAACAACGAGACCACCACTGCAGGACAGTGACAAGAACCTCCACTGCAAGAGAGTCAGCATCACAACAATGAGACCATTACTGCAGGACAGTGACGAGAACCTCCATGAGACATCCACTGTAGGACTATGA
- the LOC122922727 gene encoding uncharacterized protein LOC122922727 isoform X2 translates to MRPPLQDSDKTLHCEKASTTTMRPPLQDSDMNLHCERAGTTTMRPPLQDSDKTLHCKRAGTTTMRPPLQDSDKTLHCKRAGTTTMRPPLQDSDMNLHCKRAGTTTMRPPLQDSDMNLHCKRAGTTTMRPPLQDSDKSLHCKRAGTTTMRPPLQDSDMNLHCERAGTTTMRPPLQDSDMNLHCKRAGTTTMRPPLKDSDKSLHCKRAGTTTMRPPLQDSDENLHCERAGTTTMRPPLQDSDMNLHCKRAGTTTMRPSLKDSDKNLHNNETITKGQ, encoded by the exons ATGAGACCACCACTGCAGGACAGTGACAAGACCCTCCACTGCGAGAAAGCCAGTACCACAACAATGAGACCACCACTGCAGGACAGTGACATGAACCTCCACTGCGAGAGAGCCGGCACCACAACAATGAGACCACCACTGCAGGACAGTGACAAGACCCTCCACTGCAAGAGAGCCGGCACCACAACAATGAGACCACCACTGCAGGACAGTGACAAGACCCTCCACTGCAAGAGAGCCGGCACCACAACAATGAGACCACCACTGCAGGACAGTGACATGAACCTCCACTGCAAGAGAGCCGGCACCACAACAATGAGACCACCACTGCAGGACAGTGACATGAACCTCCACTGCAAGAGAGCCGGCACCACAACAATGAGACCACCACTGCAGGACAGTGACAAGTCCCTCCACTGCAAGAGAGCCGGCACCACAACAATGAGACCACCACTGCAGGACAGTGACATGAACCTCCACTGCGAGAGAGCCGGCACCACAACAATGAGACCACCACTGCAGGACAGTGACATGAACCTCCACTGCAAGAGAGCCGGCACCACAACAATGAGACCACCACTAAAGGACAGTGACAAGTCCCTCCACTGCAAGAGAGCCGGCACCACAACAATGAGACCACCACTGCAGGACAGTGATGAGAACCTTCACTGCGAGAGAGCCGGCACCACAACAATGAGACCACCACTGCAGGACAGTGACATGAACCTCCACTGCAAGAGAGCCGGCACCACAACAATGAGACCATCACTGAAGGACAGTGACAAGAACCTCCACAACAACGAGACCATCACTAAAG GACAGTGA